Proteins encoded by one window of Lathyrus oleraceus cultivar Zhongwan6 chromosome 1, CAAS_Psat_ZW6_1.0, whole genome shotgun sequence:
- the LOC127104862 gene encoding uncharacterized protein LOC127104862, producing the protein MSQQSNSSPSKNMHCSPSAEPSNPNREDPVADPVNTSHARRPKETVSGFSSAITLEERTKEGSMYVHNAIATMVTGILSRNLEVPGVSIPLNTIEPDSVGDQENTESLGKNISDDVEQTDAHKESNVDKPLDNVAGEEVHVTHDVSDNPNYEAETVDLEEFSDNELLSSVLPSIAKRVRTRREKKTVAQRSPRKKIDVPTSSKTTVVVESSLKRKVHGPTKSWSKVVPKKNKTKWKYVYQKRLALERELAQNVLDCKDIMDLIQEAGLMKTVTQFSKFYEILVKELIVNLSEECADGKSKEFRKVYVRGKCVNFSHSVINKYLGRPDEAQPELEVIDNKICQVITANQVRKWPLKGKLVASKLSVKYAMLHKIGVANWVPTNHKSTVTVMLGKFIYVVGTKAKFDYGSYIFDQTLKHAGSFSVKDPITFPSLICGIVLNQFPNILTENDSVKKRDNHMSFNHKLFLVTHVPDIVMTSGETSRVSNQPGKADVIAMLKETCKELEARKLNLEKLISSLEMTEGDVLADGGEFGEAAAVAEEAER; encoded by the exons ATGTCTCAACAATCCAACTCTTCTCCTTCCAAGAACATGCATTGTTCTCCTAGCGCTGAACCAAGCAACCCTAACAGAGAAGATCCTGTTGCTGACCCTGTGAATACCTcacatgcaagaagacctaaagaaactgTATCAGGCTTCTCCTCAGCTATCACTCTTGAGGAAAGAACCAAAGAAGGTTCCATGTATGTTCACAATGCCATTGCCACTATGGTGACTGGAATACTGTCTAGAAATCTTGAGGTCCCTGGGGTTTCCATTCCCTTAAACACTATTGAACCTGATAGTGTTGGTGATCAAGAAAATACTGAGTCTTTAGGAAAGAATATCTCTGATGATGTTGAGCAAACTGATGCCCATAAGGAGTCAAATGTTGACAAACCCTTAGATAATGTGGCTGGTGAGGAAGTTCATGTCACTcatgatgtcagtgacaaccctaactATGAGGCTGAAACAGTAGACCTGGAGGAATTTTCTGATAATGAGTTGTTGTCCTCTGTCctccctagcatagccaaaagggttaggactagaAGAGAAAAGAAAACTGTGGCTCAAAGGTCCCCCAGAAAGAAGATTGATGTTCCAACCTCTTCCAAGACAACGGTGGTAGTCGAGAGTTCCCTCAAGAGGAAAGTTCATGGTCCAaccaaatcttggagcaaagtgGTTCCCAAGAAAAACAAGACCaa GTGGAAATATGTTTATCAGAAGAGGCTGGCTTTGGAAAGGGAATTAGCTCAGAATGTCCTAGACTGTAAGGATATTATGGATCTTATTCAAGAGGCTGGTTTAATGAAGACTGTGACTCAGTTTTCAAAGTTCTATGAGATATTGGTAAAGGAACTTATTGTTAATTTGTCTGAAGAATGTGCTGATGGCAAGTCTAAGGAATTCAGGAAAGTGTATGTGAGAGGCAAGTGTGTAAATTTCTCTCATTCAGTGATCAACAAGTATTTGGGAAGGCCTGATGAagctcaacctgagcttgagGTGATTGACAATaaaatctgtcaagtcatcactgctaatCAGGTAAGGAAGTGGCCTCTCAAAGGAAAATTGGTGGCAAGTAAACTGAGTGTCAAGTATGCAATGCTGCACAAGATTGGAGTTGCTAACTGGGTGCCCACCAATCATAAATCTACAGTTACTGTAATGCTTGGAAAGTTTATATATGTTGTTGGAACCAAAGCCAAATTTGACTATGGCTCCTATATTTTTGATCAAACTTTGAAGCATGCAGGAAGCTTCAGTGTGAAGGATCCTATAACCTTTCCTTCTCTCATCTGTGGTATTGTTTTGAATCAGTTTCCAAACATCTTAACTGAGAATGATTCTGTGAAGAAAAGAGACAACCATATGTCTTTCAATCATAAGTTATTCCTAGTTACccatgtccctgacattgtcatgacatcaggtGAGACATCACGTGTAAGCAATCAGCCAGGTAAAGCTGATGTCATTGCAATGCTCAAAGAAACCTGTAAGGAATtagaggcaaggaagctgaaCTTGGAAAAATTGATTAGCTCTTTGGAGATGACTGAAGGTGATGTGCTAGCTGATGGTGGAGAATTTGGTGAAGCTGCTGCTGTTGCAGAAGAAGCTGAAAGATAA